A genomic window from Flavobacterium phycosphaerae includes:
- the ruvA gene encoding Holliday junction branch migration protein RuvA, with the protein MIAHIQGKLVEKSPTEVVIDCNGVGYHINISLHTFSLLPNADFIKLFTHLQIKEDAHSLFGFVEKSERELFKLLLSVSGIGASIARTMLSSLDPKQIIQAIGSGDVGTIQSIKGIGGKTAQRVILDLKDKVLKIYDLSEISTSQHNINREESLSALEVLGYIRKNAEKVVDKIIKDNPEATVETIIKQALKNL; encoded by the coding sequence ATGATAGCACACATTCAAGGAAAATTAGTGGAAAAATCGCCTACAGAAGTCGTTATCGACTGCAATGGCGTTGGCTATCATATCAATATTTCGCTGCATACTTTTTCGTTACTTCCCAATGCTGATTTTATTAAGTTGTTTACTCATCTCCAAATTAAGGAAGATGCTCATTCTTTGTTCGGTTTTGTCGAAAAATCAGAACGAGAATTATTCAAACTTTTGTTGTCGGTTTCAGGTATAGGCGCCAGTATTGCCAGAACGATGCTGTCTTCCTTAGATCCGAAACAAATCATTCAGGCCATTGGCAGCGGCGATGTTGGCACCATTCAATCGATTAAGGGAATTGGAGGTAAAACAGCCCAACGCGTCATTTTGGATTTAAAGGACAAAGTGTTAAAAATCTATGATTTAAGCGAAATATCGACGTCACAACACAATATTAATCGAGAAGAATCGTTATCTGCTTTGGAGGTTTTGGGTTATATCAGAAAGAATGCAGAAAAGGTGGTGGATAAAATCATCAAAGACAACCCAGAAGCAACCGTTGAAACAATTATCAAACAAGCATTAAAAAATTTATAA
- the queG gene encoding tRNA epoxyqueuosine(34) reductase QueG, whose translation MSNKQKYTQLIKTEAKRLGFLSCGISKAGFLEEEAPRLEHWLKQNYNGEMSFMEDYFDKRLDPTLLVDDSKSVISLLLNYYPPQEQVEGSYKISKYAYGKDYHNVIKKKIKKLLNHIKAEIGDVYGRAFVDFAPVMDKAWAAKSGLGWIGKNSNLLTQQVGSFYFIAELIIDLDLEYDNATTDHCGSCTACIDACPTQAIVAPYIVDGSKCISYFTIELQNNLPAEMKGKLDDWMFGCDICQDVCPWNKFSKAHSEPLFKPYPELLSYTKKDWEDITQETFEKVFTNSPLKRAKLDGLKRNIDFLKQI comes from the coding sequence ATGAGCAACAAACAAAAATATACACAACTCATCAAAACCGAAGCCAAACGACTCGGCTTTTTGTCCTGTGGCATCTCCAAAGCCGGTTTTTTAGAAGAGGAAGCCCCTCGATTAGAGCATTGGCTTAAGCAAAATTACAATGGAGAAATGAGCTTTATGGAAGACTACTTCGATAAGCGGTTAGACCCCACTTTATTGGTTGATGATTCTAAAAGTGTAATTTCACTTTTGCTCAACTATTACCCGCCTCAAGAACAGGTTGAAGGCAGTTATAAGATTTCGAAATATGCCTACGGAAAAGACTATCATAATGTCATCAAGAAAAAAATAAAGAAACTGCTAAATCATATCAAAGCCGAAATTGGAGATGTTTATGGTAGAGCTTTTGTTGATTTTGCACCGGTTATGGATAAAGCTTGGGCGGCCAAAAGCGGTTTAGGATGGATTGGGAAAAACAGTAATTTGTTGACGCAACAGGTTGGTTCTTTTTATTTTATTGCCGAACTGATTATCGACCTGGACTTAGAGTATGATAATGCCACCACAGATCATTGTGGTTCTTGCACTGCTTGTATTGATGCTTGCCCGACCCAGGCTATTGTTGCGCCTTATATAGTTGACGGCAGTAAATGCATTTCCTATTTCACCATTGAATTACAAAATAATCTTCCTGCCGAAATGAAAGGCAAACTAGATGATTGGATGTTTGGCTGCGATATATGCCAAGATGTATGCCCGTGGAATAAATTTTCAAAAGCTCACAGCGAACCTTTATTTAAACCCTATCCGGAACTGCTTTCCTATACCAAAAAAGACTGGGAAGACATCACTCAGGAAACTTTTGAAAAAGTCTTTACCAACTCGCCACTGAAACGAGCCAAACTGGACGGGTTAAAAAGAAATATTGATTTTCTGAAGCAAATTTAA
- a CDS encoding NADP-dependent malic enzyme, translating into MNKYSKRREALLYHAKPTPGKIKVVPTKKYATQRDLSLAYSPGVAEPCLEIAKDVNNVYKYTSKGNLVAVITNGTAVLGLGDIGPEASKPVMEGKALLFKIFADIDVFDIEVGTKDIEEFIQTVKNIAPTFGGINLEDIKAPESFEIERRLVEELNIPVMHDDQHGTAIISSAALLNALELAKKKTTDIKVVVSGAGSAALACANLYMLLGVKAENIIMFDKDGVLSKDRTDLSDLQKKYTHGKAGISLKEALVNADVFLGLSAGNILSPEMLLGMANDPIVFAMANPIPEIDYDLAIATRKDIIMATGRSDHPNQVNNVLGFPYIFRGALDVRATKINEEMKMAAVHALAELAKEPVPEQVNIAYGETRLNFGKDYIIPKPFDPRLIAVVAPAVAKAAMNSGVALHPITDWEKYEEELLERLGSDNKMVRLLMNRAKTDPKRVVFAEADHLDVLKAAQIAYEEGIARPILLGNRELILELKEELGFDAEVPIIDPKTKEEDKRRLKYGEIYWKARQRRGISQLDAQRWMRERNYFAAMMVNEGDADAMVSGYSRSYPSTVKPLMQLIGKAPGITLIATTNMMMTNRGPMFLSDTAINPNPTADELAKIALMTAKTARMFGMEPVIAMVSFSNFGSSAHESASKVREAVAYLHKYYPDLIVDGEIQTDFALNPEMLKAKFPFSKLAGKKVNTLIFPNLEAANITYKLLKELYKVDSVGPIMLGMEKAAHIFQLGASVEEMVNMVAVSVVDAQEKEKRNNMQAK; encoded by the coding sequence ATGAATAAATACAGTAAACGAAGAGAAGCACTTTTATACCACGCCAAACCAACACCGGGAAAGATTAAAGTGGTACCCACTAAAAAATATGCTACCCAAAGAGATTTGTCGTTGGCCTATTCGCCGGGAGTGGCCGAGCCTTGTTTAGAAATTGCTAAAGACGTTAACAACGTTTATAAATATACTTCAAAAGGTAACTTGGTTGCTGTTATAACCAACGGAACTGCGGTTTTAGGACTGGGAGATATCGGTCCCGAAGCTTCAAAACCGGTAATGGAAGGAAAGGCATTGCTATTCAAAATCTTTGCCGATATCGATGTTTTTGATATAGAGGTCGGTACCAAAGATATAGAAGAGTTTATCCAAACCGTAAAAAATATTGCGCCCACTTTTGGCGGAATCAACCTAGAAGACATCAAAGCTCCTGAATCCTTCGAAATCGAAAGACGTTTGGTAGAAGAACTGAATATTCCGGTGATGCACGATGATCAACACGGTACTGCTATTATTTCTTCTGCGGCATTGTTAAACGCACTTGAATTGGCTAAGAAAAAAACAACGGATATCAAAGTTGTGGTTTCCGGAGCAGGTTCAGCCGCTTTAGCTTGTGCCAATTTGTACATGCTGTTGGGGGTGAAAGCCGAAAATATTATCATGTTCGATAAAGACGGAGTGCTTTCAAAAGACCGAACCGATTTGTCTGATTTGCAAAAAAAATATACTCACGGTAAAGCCGGGATTTCGCTCAAAGAAGCCTTAGTCAATGCCGATGTTTTCCTCGGATTATCGGCCGGTAATATACTTTCTCCGGAAATGCTTTTAGGCATGGCCAATGATCCTATAGTGTTTGCTATGGCAAATCCTATTCCTGAAATTGATTACGATTTGGCTATTGCCACTCGAAAAGATATCATCATGGCTACCGGTCGCTCCGATCATCCTAATCAGGTGAATAATGTACTTGGGTTTCCCTACATTTTCCGTGGTGCACTTGACGTGAGAGCTACCAAAATTAATGAAGAAATGAAAATGGCAGCCGTACACGCTTTGGCTGAACTGGCTAAAGAACCGGTGCCGGAACAGGTAAATATTGCCTATGGGGAAACCCGTTTGAATTTCGGAAAAGACTATATCATTCCCAAACCCTTTGACCCAAGATTAATTGCGGTAGTAGCGCCAGCTGTGGCGAAAGCGGCAATGAATTCGGGCGTAGCACTCCATCCGATTACCGATTGGGAAAAATATGAAGAAGAATTACTAGAGCGTTTAGGTTCCGATAATAAAATGGTGCGTTTGCTTATGAACCGCGCTAAGACTGACCCGAAACGAGTTGTTTTTGCGGAAGCAGATCATTTGGATGTACTGAAAGCAGCACAGATTGCATACGAAGAAGGAATCGCTCGCCCTATACTTTTAGGAAACAGAGAGTTGATTTTAGAACTCAAAGAAGAATTAGGTTTTGATGCCGAAGTGCCCATCATAGATCCTAAAACAAAAGAAGAAGACAAACGCCGATTAAAGTACGGCGAAATCTATTGGAAGGCCCGTCAACGAAGAGGAATTTCGCAGTTAGATGCCCAACGATGGATGCGAGAACGCAATTATTTTGCGGCGATGATGGTTAATGAAGGCGATGCGGATGCGATGGTTTCAGGATATTCCCGAAGCTATCCGTCAACGGTGAAACCTTTGATGCAGTTAATTGGAAAAGCGCCCGGAATTACGTTGATTGCAACCACCAATATGATGATGACCAATCGTGGTCCGATGTTTTTATCAGACACGGCCATCAACCCCAATCCGACAGCTGATGAATTGGCAAAAATTGCTTTGATGACCGCCAAAACCGCCAGAATGTTTGGTATGGAGCCGGTGATTGCTATGGTGTCGTTTTCAAATTTTGGCTCTTCAGCGCATGAAAGTGCTTCCAAAGTAAGAGAAGCGGTAGCTTATTTGCATAAATATTATCCGGACTTAATTGTGGATGGAGAAATCCAAACCGATTTCGCCTTAAATCCGGAGATGTTGAAAGCTAAATTCCCGTTTTCAAAATTAGCCGGCAAGAAAGTAAATACCTTGATTTTTCCAAACCTGGAAGCGGCCAATATTACTTATAAATTGTTGAAAGAGCTTTACAAAGTTGATTCTGTAGGGCCTATTATGCTCGGTATGGAAAAAGCGGCACACATTTTTCAATTGGGAGCGAGTGTTGAAGAAATGGTGAATATGGTAGCCGTTTCGGTAGTAGATGCTCAGGAAAAGGAGAAAAGGAATAATATGCAAGCCAAATAG